The Hornefia porci genome contains the following window.
AGGATACAACTTTAAAAAAGATGAAGATAAATGGATATGAGGGATATGGCTGCTATCGAGAACGAAACTGGTGCCTATATTGGAATAATGGATACTATGCATTCGAATTGAGTGGAAACTGTAAGCTGTCGGTCTTGATGAAGATGGCGGAGACATTGGAATAACCTGATTTCTGCTGTATGTCAAGCATTTCGCGAGAAATGCAGAAAAAATTCGAAAAAAATATATTTTCTTGTCCCCGTTCGGAATTCTCGAGCGTTTATACAGCAGGACGCAAAAATATTTTTAGAATTTATGTCACGAAACGGACATTTAGAAGGTTATATATAGTGAAAGGCGTTTTATTCCGGATGATTTGAAAGGGGTGAGACCGATATGGCATAACTAAAGATTTAGGAGAAAGTTACTCGATTAGAATCAAATGGAGGTATTGAAAATGAAAGTTAGAAAAGGACGGAAATGGTTTGTTATCGTTTGCGTATCAAGATGAGAGCGCGACGTATTGAAAAACTGACATCTATGGTGAGGTATTTTTGTCTTATTGTTATAGAAACATTGCTGATAACCATGGAGGAAAAACATGGAAAAAGATTTTGAGAGAAAAGCTGTTAAAAAAGTAACTATAGGAATAGCAATCATTATGCTCTTCGTATTTGGATTTGCTACAATTAACATATGGGCTAATACAAATACCAAGAAAAATGAGGATAGTGCTGTTAGTGAAAAAGGCCTTCAAGTTGTAGAATTGGATAATGTGCAAAAGGACAATTTTTTAAAGGACTATGGAACTATTGAAATTTGTCGTATAATAAAAACGAACCAAGGCGAATTTGAACTCTATCCGGAATTTACAAACAATAAAGAAGCGATGAAGAATCTGATTGAAAAAGAGGAGAAAGCATTGCAGTATTTGGAAGCAAGATACGGTTTTGAACAGTTAAACGACAGTAATTATCAGGAATATCGAGGTTGTGTTATGGATTCGCTTGAACAGGTTGATGTACCAGAGAATATCGCAACAGTGCTTCCACAAATCGACGAATTCTTGGACATTTACGAGAATGAGGTTAAGAATGATCAAATCGAAACAATCGTAAATAATTTGTCAAAATCTATAAACAATGGTGAATTTATTAAATTGAAGGAAGAAGTAGAACTTTTAGGGGATGTTCTCCCGTATAATTTGACAGTTTCCTGTACGGAAGAAGATGCTGAACCAGTAAAAGTAGTGTCTGTTTCTATTAAATCAGAGACCGGCATCGAGACAAAATCGAAAGCGCAGGCGCATCCGGGAAATTCAAAGTTTGATATTGAAAAAGGAATTGCGTACGCGAAGCAATATGCTCCAAAAGGAAAACACAATTCGAAATATTACTATTTTAATGGTGGAGATTGTACAAATTTTGTTTCGCAAATAAAAAAAGCAGGGGGTGTGCCCTTTCACTATACTTACAAAGGAACAGTCAATCCGACGTTAGATAAAAAGAACTCCTGGTACTATAAGAGCAAGAGTGATTATGGTTATCGCTGGACGGTTGCGGATAAATTTGCAAAGTTTTATGGGGTGAAGTATAAAACCACAAGTTTTATGAGTTTGTCAAAAAATGTTAAGAGGGGAAGTTTCATTACCAAGGATTCCGCAAATGA
Protein-coding sequences here:
- a CDS encoding amidase domain-containing protein gives rise to the protein MEKDFERKAVKKVTIGIAIIMLFVFGFATINIWANTNTKKNEDSAVSEKGLQVVELDNVQKDNFLKDYGTIEICRIIKTNQGEFELYPEFTNNKEAMKNLIEKEEKALQYLEARYGFEQLNDSNYQEYRGCVMDSLEQVDVPENIATVLPQIDEFLDIYENEVKNDQIETIVNNLSKSINNGEFIKLKEEVELLGDVLPYNLTVSCTEEDAEPVKVVSVSIKSETGIETKSKAQAHPGNSKFDIEKGIAYAKQYAPKGKHNSKYYYFNGGDCTNFVSQIKKAGGVPFHYTYKGTVNPTLDKKNSWYYKSKSDYGYRWTVADKFAKFYGVKYKTTSFMSLSKNVKRGSFITKDSANDKDWDHMGFVTEITENKKTTEGSTYYDFKVAQHTADYHAYVSSKKCGWDKIKKEHPKAVFGIVK